In Chiroxiphia lanceolata isolate bChiLan1 chromosome 2, bChiLan1.pri, whole genome shotgun sequence, a single genomic region encodes these proteins:
- the GPALPP1 gene encoding GPALPP motifs-containing protein 1 isoform X2 has protein sequence MARQLIGPALPPGFPSRAEADPGEDFSQGPALPPGYKSSCSSETPDSEDDSESLPLPRNANRDSEEETEGDPASKKPKRILEDDDDDGFFGPALPPGFKKQDDSPERPIIGPALPPGFKRPSEDTRSSKCFIGPCVSSELSPQVTDSSEEEDNLIGPMPAKGPVESDVTEEFERRAQRMKEKLTSADSNEPKQVTRESWMTELPPELKSFGFGPRTFKRRADDTSGDRSIWTDTPADRERKAKEREEAKKSTSKDKEEIVLSGRDKRLIEQVTSYNESKRSESLMDIHQKKLKSKASEEKTKPQERRPFDRDQDLKVNRFDEAQKKALIRKSRDLNSKFEHSKGNMFL, from the exons ATGGCCCGACAGCTCATCGGCCCCGCGCTGCCGCCTGGCTTCCCGAGCCGCGCCGAGGCGGACCCGGGCGAGGACTTCAGCCAGG GACCAGCACTGCCTCCAGGCTACAAAAGCAGCTGTAGCTCAGAAACTCCTGACAGTGAAGACGACTCGGAATCTCTTCCTCTACCcagaaatgcaaacagagaTTCTGAAGAGGAGACAGAAGGAGATCCAGCATCCAA AAAGCCAAAAAGAATTCTTGAagacgatgatgatgatggctTTTTTGGGCCTGCTCTTCCTCCTGGATTTAAAAAACAGGATGATTCTCCAGAGAG ACCCATCATAGGTCCTGCATTACCACCTGGCTTTAAGAGACCTTCAGAGGACACCAGGAGTAGCAAATGTTTCATAGGACCATGTGTTTCATCAGAACTCAGTCCTCAG gTAACAGATAGTAGCGAGGAAGAAGACAATCTTATAGGCCCAATGCCTGCAAAAGGACCGGTGGAGTCTGATGTGACTGAAGAATTTGAACGCAGAGCTcagagaatgaaagaaaaacttacTTCAGCAGACAGC AATGAACCTAAGCAAGTTACCAGGGAATCATGGATGACAGAGCTTCCACCTGAGTTGAAAAGTTTTGGATTTGGCCCAAGAACATTCAAGAGACGAGCTGATGACACATCAGGCGATAGATCTATTTGGACAGATACTCCAgctgacagagagagaaaagccaaG gaaagagaagaggcaAAAAAGTCAACCAGTAAGGATAAGGAAGAAATAGTGTTATCTGGGAGGGACAAGAGACTCATTGAGCAAGTGACTTCATACAAT GAGTCAAAGAGGTCAGAATCTCTCATGGACATACAtcagaaaaagctgaagagcAAAGCTTCTGAAGAAAAGACCAAACCTCAAGAAAGAAGGCCATTTGACCGAGACCAGGATCTCAAAGTCAATCGATTTGATGAAGCACAGAAGAAAGCTCTTATAAGAAAATCCAGAGATCTGAATAGTAAATTTGAGCACAGTAAAGGCAATATGTTTTTATAA
- the GPALPP1 gene encoding GPALPP motifs-containing protein 1 isoform X1 — protein MARQLIGPALPPGFPSRAEADPGEDFSQVAGPALPPGYKSSCSSETPDSEDDSESLPLPRNANRDSEEETEGDPASKKPKRILEDDDDDGFFGPALPPGFKKQDDSPERPIIGPALPPGFKRPSEDTRSSKCFIGPCVSSELSPQVTDSSEEEDNLIGPMPAKGPVESDVTEEFERRAQRMKEKLTSADSNEPKQVTRESWMTELPPELKSFGFGPRTFKRRADDTSGDRSIWTDTPADRERKAKEREEAKKSTSKDKEEIVLSGRDKRLIEQVTSYNESKRSESLMDIHQKKLKSKASEEKTKPQERRPFDRDQDLKVNRFDEAQKKALIRKSRDLNSKFEHSKGNMFL, from the exons ATGGCCCGACAGCTCATCGGCCCCGCGCTGCCGCCTGGCTTCCCGAGCCGCGCCGAGGCGGACCCGGGCGAGGACTTCAGCCAGG TTGCAGGACCAGCACTGCCTCCAGGCTACAAAAGCAGCTGTAGCTCAGAAACTCCTGACAGTGAAGACGACTCGGAATCTCTTCCTCTACCcagaaatgcaaacagagaTTCTGAAGAGGAGACAGAAGGAGATCCAGCATCCAA AAAGCCAAAAAGAATTCTTGAagacgatgatgatgatggctTTTTTGGGCCTGCTCTTCCTCCTGGATTTAAAAAACAGGATGATTCTCCAGAGAG ACCCATCATAGGTCCTGCATTACCACCTGGCTTTAAGAGACCTTCAGAGGACACCAGGAGTAGCAAATGTTTCATAGGACCATGTGTTTCATCAGAACTCAGTCCTCAG gTAACAGATAGTAGCGAGGAAGAAGACAATCTTATAGGCCCAATGCCTGCAAAAGGACCGGTGGAGTCTGATGTGACTGAAGAATTTGAACGCAGAGCTcagagaatgaaagaaaaacttacTTCAGCAGACAGC AATGAACCTAAGCAAGTTACCAGGGAATCATGGATGACAGAGCTTCCACCTGAGTTGAAAAGTTTTGGATTTGGCCCAAGAACATTCAAGAGACGAGCTGATGACACATCAGGCGATAGATCTATTTGGACAGATACTCCAgctgacagagagagaaaagccaaG gaaagagaagaggcaAAAAAGTCAACCAGTAAGGATAAGGAAGAAATAGTGTTATCTGGGAGGGACAAGAGACTCATTGAGCAAGTGACTTCATACAAT GAGTCAAAGAGGTCAGAATCTCTCATGGACATACAtcagaaaaagctgaagagcAAAGCTTCTGAAGAAAAGACCAAACCTCAAGAAAGAAGGCCATTTGACCGAGACCAGGATCTCAAAGTCAATCGATTTGATGAAGCACAGAAGAAAGCTCTTATAAGAAAATCCAGAGATCTGAATAGTAAATTTGAGCACAGTAAAGGCAATATGTTTTTATAA